AGAGTCATAGTCTGGgggcgagaaaaaaaaaaaaagtcatattaaaaacattttttaagagtCATTCAGTACGTCACACAATTAGTTTTATGTACTCACATTGACAATTGTGTTTCCATCCACCAGTTCTGTGACAGACTCAATTCCCTTCAGGCAGACCTTCAGCTTGGCGCCATCACGCTGAACCACCGCCTTAAAGAGGCATAAAGAGTTTTATCCCAGTTTTGTCCCAGAGTTTCCATCTGGGACAGTTAAGCAGTTATTCCTCAATGTGCATGAGGATTAGGTAACAGCGTGCCATTTTATTACATTGGAGTTCAGGTTCCTACATCCTTAAATTTAGTGCCCTGCCGTACCTTGACCTTCTCCCCGGTGACCGTCTCCAGCTCTGCCTCCTTTCCTATCGTGAAGGTGTTGACGATGACCTTTGAGCCGGTGGTGACGGTCACTTTGAAGTTGTCACCAGTCTCCTCGATCTCAGATATGCTCTTGATGTCTTTGCCTTTCTGGATGAGTTCATCAGGGAGACCTCAAGCGAGAAAAGCAACTGGTTAATAAATTACAGTTATCACGGCTAGACAAGTCAGCAAACCATTTGTTTGGAGAAACTTTTTATgttccaacttttttttgttgttgtcaaatAACCCGTTCAAAATCCCTATGCAAACAAGGTTTTAAGCTTCTGGTCAACAACCTTTAGGAAAGAGAGTTGCAATCTCACCAATGGCCTTCATGAAAGGCTCAAAGTTCTCCTGAGACTCCAGCTGGTACCTTCCAGAGAGCGACATGGTGTCAGACAGAGAAGATGTGAGAGAGAAGTGGTTGGCTGCCTGTTTTATACTCTCAAACTCCAGTGCTGCAATCATTAACCAGAGGTGTCCGAAATGAAGGCAACTCCAGTCAACTTGAAGATCCACCACCGCAAATAaggacagagaaataaaagacgTACCCGGTGACTAATCTAAAGTAAGGtagcagaggagaagaaaaatgcCCGCTACTTGGGGTTCACTCATAGAAAAATTATGTGCTGATGTCATCAGAAGTCCCAGCATCTGATGACATTACATGAATCATACTCCAGAAGCTGCTGACTGGATATACTTTTGCTGTCAAGTTTCATTTAGCTGCTTTCCTTCTTCTGTCCGACACTTTCTGTTCCTTCTTTCCATCCCTTTTCTCTCAGTTTTTCTCCCTTTTGTCTCTCCTTCAGCCAACTTTTTCACATCTTTCCTACTGTCCTTTGTTCTATATGACCTTTCACAcattttgtcttgtctttttttcagtgcCCCTCTAAGAGTTTCACAGAAGCTGGAGTGTAAGaaaagatgtttttctctgagAGCTGAATGTTAttggtaaaatattttttgcctgatttgtgaaaaaaagagcTATCCGTGCTGAATAACATGATACAAAGTGAGACAATCAAACACAATGTCAGTAACCTGTCGTCATTATTTCTGAGTGAACTCATCAACCTGCTGTGTTTCATTCGTTTTTCAGCTTTCAGCTCTAACcacaaagtttaaaaagaaatggaTCAAAGGTGACTATTGTACAAGATAACCATCATAACTGTTGCAACAGTGATAATGAGATACTTAAGTTGCCACGataactaacacacacacacacacacgagaaaatgacaaaagataAAGACGGCTGTGGGCTTTGTACATTTGGTGATAGTGGAATATAGTATAACGCTGCAGCCTGATAAGCTTTATGCTGACTTGTCCTTTACTGCGTAGAGAAAACAGTTCAGAAGGTCTctcaaaactttatttcaacatgcaGATATCTGGATGTACACTGTCAATATTCATCCCTCTTttcatacataaaaatatatcgACAAAGGCCCTCTACAGAAATACTCCAGGGGAAACAGCAGGGACAAACATAGAGGTACAACTATCTGAACTACAACTACAAGTCCCACGTCGTCTCTACGGCTGAAAAGCTTCCCATGAGACCTTGCTATCAGCAGCTGCTCATTGGTGAACTCGATGAGGAGAATTGAGACCAGTCAGATGCAGCAGCCTGAGGATGATGTCACCGGGTTCGCTGCCATCGAATTGGCCGGTCTGGTCGTCTCCTTCCTCATCGACGAGGCAGGATTGGTCTGTGGtgcagctttctgtaaaatggttcagaaaaaaacaaataaatgacattacattacattacagtcatttagcagacgcttttatccaaagcgacttacaggaagtgtattcagaCATGTTATCGCTAAGAACTCGTGTGTTACTACAGACTTTACAGCATGTCGTTATCAGGTTTTTTGACCCAGGACCGTGAACCTTTTCAGTACAAGAGGGCAAATGATTGAAGAAAAGTTCACAGAGACCTCAAATGACACAGCGTTTTGCTTATTTACTTGTACTTGCAGTGATTTGTTCAACTTAGCTGAAACAAAGCTTGTAATACAGAAGAATAGAATAGAAACTACTTGAACATTCCATATATCAATCCTATTTGGTGGGAAAgtaccaagtacatttactcaagtaatgtACTTAAAATTGAAGGTATTTTTAATGGTACTCTATACTTTTATTCCAAtgcatttcagagggaaatatgtaactttttactccactacatttatttgataactaGTTACAGGtgctttacagattcagatCCTAAACACCTATAACGAGCATATAAATCCCAATGCATTGTTATACAGTCTATTAAACCACCCAATATTATATGAAATAACTAGAATAAGctgtcaacaacaacattacataGTAATGCAATGCAGTTACTGAGATCTAATGGTATAATAAATAACTCTGACTGAGCCCTTTTGCCTTACATTCAGTTAATATGCTGATAGTACCTCTGTAGTTTTACTCACTAAAGTAAAGTTCTGaatgcatgattttttttgacaaagggctacttttactttagtaaaagttctgaatatttcttcCTCCACTGCCCAAATGTACTTCAAAACATCCTGACCTGCATCACAGCAGATTCCTGAAGCAGCGCAGCGTCCTCCCTCAGATCCACAGGGTCTCCCTCCTGCCTGGCAGGGGGTGAGCAGGTAGTTCTCCTCCACGCAGCGAGCTGTTTCCGGGGAGCCCAGCAGGCAGCCGAGGCCCTCACCGCAGCAGAGACTGGGGCCAAAGCAGCGGCCCCTGTCTCCAGGGCCACATGACATACACTGGAGGGgcaaattattgattattatagctgttatttaaaatatgtcgATGCTATTTAGCACAGTGTAGAGCATTTAATGTGAGCTATGTGTCCCTAAAGGGAAAATTGGAGATTGTTATTCCCTTTTTCTTGTTTGAGCATGACAAGTCCAAACTCTAGGAGGTACTTTGACATGTAACCAACAACGgtttatttaattgttgttCCCTATCTATATCAAAAGTGTAatgacagaggatgttgtatgctGTTTAGATTATAACACCCTTTTGGgatgtatgaataaaataaactttgaatcTAGCAGACCTTTGTCAGTTTGCTGCATCtaagtttatgttttttagtATAACAGAGGTAAAAGCAGCTCACCTTTCGCAGCGGTGCATCCATGATAGACCGCTTCCCACCGATTGGACAGTTAGAGATGTAACACGCTGAACATACAgacaggagaaaaagaaggcacacagacacagcagctCCAGTCATTTCTGttgagaaagtgaaagaaagatgaaaaaagataGTAGTTAATACCCAAATATAAAGAAACATCCACTGTCCTCAAAATCACGCCACTTATCTGGAGAAACAAAACTCACTTGTTGCTTAATCTCTTGATGTAGGTGCAGTAGATTTGAAGTGTTGCTTCTAGATGCTCCTTGATGCTTCTTCTGTTCTTGGTGCCTCGGACATGTCTTATATACTTCCAGAGTTTCTTCTGAGAGTGACACAGAAACCCAAAAGCCACTTAGAGATCCTTAATGAGGCCGTTTAGTTACTATCACCTCCGGAAATTAAGCTGACCACTGGACCGGCCGGGTCAAAAGGgccaggcagttctgtggcctGGTTTGGTTTTTACTATTGAGAATTATTACAGGAGGGCTTGTGGTGCGTGACCATGCATGTTAGAGATGACAGGAAGGTCAGAGAGGTCACGAAGTGAATGGGGAGATTGAATTATTCAAAGCATGAGTCGATACAGGTGTagtacaacttttttttataaaggagATCAATTATAACAATTTTTTCAATTACAGAGGCAATCTCAAAGATTTTTCGTTTtaataaatatcttttaaagCTCCATATCTTTAAAGGAGGTAAAATAATGGTGATTGAGCCTATGGCTCACTGATAAATGtacatcatttaattaaatcaagtCATTAAAGGTCCCATATTGCAAAACGTGTGactttcatgtctttttttaatcataaagcAGGTCTAATTGCTGTATAAATATTGTGAAACTATAGAAACGCTCAATCCATTTAGAAATACACACAGCCTGTTTTCATAAACTGTGCCTTTAAACGAGCCGTCAGGATTTTTGTACAGTTTTGATGTCATaccattttacagttttaaactAAAACTTTCTAAAGGCGGCCATGTTTTTATACAGTTGCAGTTAAGATAAATTACATAATCTGActggaagtaaacatggacccaagctggTACCTAGAAACGCAACTCTGAATAGACGCGCTAAAACGGAACGTTTCAGACAGAAGGTGAATGCAGGTGTATTCAGACGTGATGAGGGTAAAGCATATAAATGTGTCCTAGTAGAAACCAAAAATACCCGTACAAACCTAGAAATGAGCATGATAGGTCTCCTTTAAATTAGTAATTTGTTAAAAACTGGTTTTAAAGGTCATGAGAAGAAGTTTGTCTCTGCATCTCGGCCtgcttaaaacaaacacacacacacacacacacacacacacacacacacacacacaccacacacacacacacacacacacacacacacacacacacacacacacacgcacacctacAAATATTCCTTTCTATTAATAAAGTCCTTAATTCTTTGCAGGAATCGAGGAACACATTGTCCAGGTCTGAGGTTAATTGGTCTTATGAGCTAATTAACACAGCTAATGATCGGCCACAGCCCATAAAAGACAGTTTCCCCGTTTCAATGATATGAGCTCAATTACTGCCGATCCCTCCCGATCCACTAACTGCCACCTCATCTCTATTAAAAAAGAATTCAAAACGTAGTCTGTGTTGGCCAACTTCTGTGCCAAGAGAGGAGAGCGGGACATTGAGACGAAGTCTGACATTACACATTTCTTATGTGTTGTCATGTGTCACTCAGACAATGGGACACTCTTGCCTCCTAGTGACTGTGTTGACACACTTAACCCATCCATCAATTCCTTTTCCATCGATTGTCACTGTTTTTATCTGTCATGCTTATGCtgggggtggacaaaataacagaaacaccacACACACGGTTCCAGAATTGACCATgtagagaagaaagaaagaagaactgAACATCAAATGTTTTACAGAGGTGGTGTTTAAGCCACTGTATTATAAACAATATGCAACTGACAAACCATAAACTTTATCTGCTGTAACCTAAAATACCTGATATGTTCTAGTGTTTAAAAtctctttaaaatgatttcattcatttttacatgTCAAATCAGTCATTCCAAACATGCACTTCTTTGAGCTGTGTTCAGAGAAAGAGCTGCATCCAACAGACTGAGATCATCTTCCATTGCTGCTAAacattcaaaatgcatttttttccttctgcaaCATCACATCTCGCCATTCCTCCAAAAAATTTGCAAAATCCCTATTTCATAGAGAAATGGAGATGTCTATCTAGTGTTTCCTTATTTTTCTGCAGGAAGGCACTAGGCTTGTTgacttcctctcccctcccttccttccttctctccgaAGGTACTCATCTGAAAAATGAGAACAAAGTGATTGTTCCTGTTCTCTTTCTTAAGTCACTTCAAATGCTATCCGTGGACGGGCGGCTCATTGTCAGGAGAGTTGCAGTGcgagcaggagggagagaaacgCAGGTACAggtacaacagcagcagcagcagcagcagcacttcaGCCAAACAGcatcacagaaaacacactctgCTACACTCAACCGGtgagtttcacacacacacacacacacacacacacacacacacacacacacacacacacacacacacacacacacacacacacactcacacaccgaGACTTCGCTGCAgcctcacataaacacacacttacatggCACTGGCTGGCATTTGAGGAGGGGCTTCAGCTATTAATGGGTGGTTTGGAATGCATGGTGTGGCAAAGTGTAGCTGGGGGTCTCTGCACGGTGCACCTTCAGTGGGAAATGGATAAGAGACCAGGTTCATATCCAGGGGAGCGTTTGAAACTGACTGAAAGGGAATCGTTGAAAATTTCCATGTGCATCTGAAAGTTTAGCAAGATCTTTGGAAGAGGCAGAATAACATTATTCTTGCATTCTGCATGCGGTTTATGTTTGCTATatatcattcatttatattcaagTACACATTGTGTCCCCGTTACTtgtatttcctttatttatatTGATGGGTGATTTCTTGTTTCAAAAagatgttttttgattttgcGTAAACAATATGACACTGAATTATatgaaaagtgattttttttctgtaatctCTGCACTTATCTTCATCTCAGGATTTCTCCAAACTTCATCATCCTCACTTGTTGTCATCATCACATTATGCTGTCTGTATGTGAATCTGGACGCATAGCTGAATCAGTCGATTAATTGATCAGTCAATCGACAGAAAATGTACTATCCTGGTGATAGATCAATCAAGTGAGGCATTTTTCAAGCACAAATACCtacattttccatatttcaGCATCTAAATGAGaatctgcagcttttctttgcttttcttttaggtcttggttggacaaaacaagacaatgatAGCAAGGTTTCGCTTTTAattttaacttgtgttttctgACCAAACAATTACATGATTATTTGAGCCTATTTGCTGCAATTTGCTGCAACCAACAAAGATAAAACAGGTAGCAGACAACAAAGTAGAACTATGATTCAGTGGATTGATATTGATCTCAGTAGTTTCTCATTGATAAGCACTGAGCTATTTACAGGAAGAGAATAGATACACACAACATTGCTGCGCACATTTTATATGTCATGCAGAAGTAAACAGTTCCTCTCCGAGTGTCATCTTTTCAACCATAATTTACACAAAAGTATTTGCACGTAGACATTA
This sequence is a window from Anoplopoma fimbria isolate UVic2021 breed Golden Eagle Sablefish chromosome 13, Afim_UVic_2022, whole genome shotgun sequence. Protein-coding genes within it:
- the LOC129100790 gene encoding isotocin-neurophysin IT 1-like, which encodes MTGAAVSVCLLFLLSVCSACYISNCPIGGKRSIMDAPLRKCMSCGPGDRGRCFGPSLCCGEGLGCLLGSPETARCVEENYLLTPCQAGGRPCGSEGGRCAASGICCDAESCTTDQSCLVDEEGDDQTGQFDGSEPGDIILRLLHLTGLNSPHRVHQ
- the LOC129100789 gene encoding fatty acid-binding protein, liver-type-like; amino-acid sequence: MIAALEFESIKQAANHFSLTSSLSDTMSLSGRYQLESQENFEPFMKAIGLPDELIQKGKDIKSISEIEETGDNFKVTVTTGSKVIVNTFTIGKEAELETVTGEKVKAVVQRDGAKLKVCLKGIESVTELVDGNTIVNTMTLGSIVYKRTSKRM